DNA from Labrus bergylta chromosome 3, fLabBer1.1, whole genome shotgun sequence:
GCTTTGAGAGACGGAAGAAGACAAATCCTAACTAAGGAATCCGCAATGTGATTCAGAGAGATGTCaccttgaaacaaaaacaactcgtTACAGGAGGTGCGCTGGATTTTATTACAACAGGGATAAAAGCCCCAAAGAGTCCCAGAGAAATGGGGTGTCGTAGTGCAATACCATTCCCTGTCTCAGAACACTGCACTGAATTAATCCTCAACTATCACTGATGTGTCTGCTCTAGAATACTTTCCACTACTTGTAAAAAGTCTTTTGTTATTTAATCGTATTATAGTGAATGTATTTAATTTTGTAATAATTATTTATGAATCAAGGTCCACTTCATTTTCTATGAAAAGGAAGAATCAGCTGAACtgctttgaatttaaaaaaaaagaaaaaaggaatgtgtctttgtgttataaTTTTTCTCCCAAATATCAAACaaagccaagaaaaaaaaactgtttacacTGTTCAGTGCTTTGGGGCATCAGAGGACTGTATTCATTTGTTCAAACTGTAAAACTGCATTCATTTACAGGAACAGCAGAGGAACAGTCAGACAATTGTGATTCATGTGTATATACTGTTTATTAATGTCAATATTATGTCTTGTTTGGAACAATGTGTAAAAATTGTTTAAGAATATTAAGATATTGTTTATGCCTTAGAATGATTGTAGCATTCTATTTTAGTGAACGTGATGAAAACATTATCATAAATATTGTttgtacagtatatacataTCCTCTGCAAACACTGTGGTATCCTTAATCTTGGTAGTGCCTACCCTTCCAACAGGGGCATGTAGGGGATGTTattgttttagttttcattCTTATGacaacgttgtttttttttttttttaaatatgatttcaaTCCAACAAGGCCTCCAAAGTTGGACAGTGACACAGAAATCATTCCTcaccatagaagaagaagaagaagaaaaaaaaggaacaacaaGCATTCGGTTATGCTTCCATGTTGCATTTCCTCGTAATCTGCCACAATACAGAGGACCTAAGGCCATTTGTAACCACTGTGTTGAACCTTGCTGTGTGTTGTGGCCTGATGGAGGCAGCTAGATTTTTTTGTACCCAAGTCAAGAGTACTTGAAGTTACTTTATTTAAGATATTGTGGAATAAAAGTATCATTCTTTTGTAGGAGCTTTATTTTTCACTAGTGTGTGGCACGGACCTATTAAAAGGATGTTTTTCAACGTAGACGCcttaaagttgttttatttccatttgaTCCCACAGAGAAACTTTCAAAAATGTCTTGACCTGTGaatgaagctttttttatttatcccaatttaaagtctttaaaatagAAGCTGATACGTTTTCCTTCAGGGTCATTTTGATCGTAATAAAAACAGTGTTCTTTGTTTCGTAACAAGAATCTTAAGGGCATCCCTAAATAAGATTagaagcattttgttttctcactgGTACATTTTGTATTAGCCTAGCGGGTACTGTAGTTTCTCGCCCCATATATGGatgctatagtcctccaagcgggcggtcTGGGTTCGAGTCCATCCTGTGGCTTCTTTtacgcatgtcattccccactctcatCCTGATTTCACGCTCTATCTAGTGTCATgtcaaaaaaaggaataaaaatccccaaaaataaatcttcaaagtaaagaaaaactGTTTCAAGATCCTTGAAATGTGCATAGCTGTGTTGATGTTCATACTTTTTTGTCCAAGAATGGTTAGattggctgatttttttttttttatgaggcaactactgaaaacaaaacttaacatATAATAAATAATTGAAAGTTAAGAATGAATTTTTAACAAATCTCAAATTtctgatgacaaaaaaaaccttgtaaGTGCAAGAAGTACAGCAAAAGGGAATAAGCTTGATCCGTATGCTCACGACGGCCATTTAATGAAGGATGTTTTTCCAAGTTGCACAAGATGAAAACCACAAAAAAGATTTCGTAAGGGTTAAAATGCATAAAGTCAGCTGGGAAAGAAGACGTTTTTTATAGCCTTCATTTGAGGTGAGTATAAAGTGCAAAGTATAAAGCAGAACTAAGAAAGTAAAGTGCATGTGCTTCTTTTACCATGTGAAGAAACCACATTTGTTTGTGTAGTTAAAATATATGATACCATTCTTAACACGGAGAATAGTTGTTTTAATAGGAGAACAAAATCTACATCTGTTCATCcgaaacagatttttaaacaaCAGGGTACCCGTAATCCTGCAAAGAAACACTCATGCACGATTATAACTGATTACATCATCTAATGACATCATTTTCATCTGAACAGCTGAGTTCATCCACTTTAAAGTGTGTGAAATCAGGTGTCTCTTCTAAAGAACTGAAGAGCAATTCATGTCTTCTGAGAAGATGACGTCATTCACATTACGTCAGGGTCAGCTGTTCGATGCGGAAGTAAACAACATTAAGCTGAACGGACAAGCACGACGGAGGAAGAGACAGGTACTGTACATTGCGGTAGTTGAATGTAAAATAATGATGATTGAGTTGTGATTTTGACACTGTTCGTCTGCTTGTCTGTGTGGTTTTGTGGCAGTTTCCCTCAGCAGGAGAATAATATCTGATATTATATAGAAGTAGAAAGGTGCTCCTCGACTCTTCAGCATCGCTAGCTTGAACCTTAGCAACAGTCTCTACAGAGTATTTATCCCAGaggtttgctgttgtttttcagctggtttgtctttgttttctttctgaagtGACAATCCAACAGCTGGTTTCTTATTGTTAGATTATAATACTGGATAGACAGTTGTTTTTATACCTTCCACTATTGATCTAGAAAAATCCCAGTGTACATGTTGAAATGCTGTAGGATATGTATTACTGGACTCAGACTAGCAGATTAAATGTCCCTAATCTTGATGGCAACCTGCTATGACCGCTGACCAATTTGAAAATAGCCAGACAAAAGCCCTAAGTATGAATTCATATAAAACTCTGTTAGTCCtctttgtgaaaataaaacGCTCTAAATGTGTCAGAAATGTAACCAACAATATGTTTTCCCTTCTTGAGTAAACAATTACTTTGTGAGTCTGTTCGgcaaacaatacaaaaacactCATTTTCATTTGACAGAATCTGAAAGATGCAAATGTTTGGCTTAATTGCTTgacaaatgttctgtttttacacaaatCATTGAgaagagttgttgttgttgttgttttttttttgtcgcttCAATCGGGTGAATTTTTTTGGAATCTCTGCAAAAGGTTGAAAACAAGCTCTGGTTGAATaatgcattattattttaataccCTTcctcatatatatttttaagttcaGACTTCATGAATCTGTCTCTGCAAACCTTGCATTCAGATGAAATGAACTACTTTCCCTTcatgtgatgttattttttttttctccctcatgttaaatgttaacttcAGGTACCAGCTCTCCAAATGACCTCTCTGATTTGCACTTTGCAAGACCACCGAGACGATGTCAACTGGTGTGCCTTCTCCGGCAACCTGCTTGCTACGTGTTCAGGCGATAAAACACTCCGGGTTTATAACACACGGGACTTCTCGGAGCTTCCCTTCTCACCGCTGTCAGGACACGGCTACAGCgtccactgctgctgcttcaccacCTGTGGACAGTTTCTTGCCTCGTGTTCAACTGATGCTACCACAGTCGTCTGGTCCATGGCCTCTGGTGAGATTGAAGCCGTCCTCGAGCATCCTGGTCGCAGTCCTGTGAGGATCTGTGCCCTCTCTCCTGACTCTGCACACCTGGTCTCTGGTGCATCTGATGGCACTTTAGCTCTGTGGGATTTCCCCTCCAAACAGCTTCATAGGTAAAGCTGATAtttgaacaacatttttataaataattttgttgtttttcaatcTATCATTGTTTAAGTAGATAAATGCTATTATCTGAAGTAGATAATacttaagtgtttttttaatgatcttgGAATTGAAGGCCCACTTTTTAAACCGGTGTACTGAGTAATTCTCATACCTGAAAACCATGACAAACATCTCTCCTCAGACTGTTGGAAGTTACCTAAAATTACATGTGCTTGATCCGGTTCCATGCATTATTATACCTAAACAATAGTGTTTAAGTTGAGTAAACAGAAGTAAACATACAGGTTTATGCagctgtgttttgttgtgtttgtgtttgtgtaggacTGGAGGTGTGAATGACACAACGTTGGTAGCCTGCTCCTTCAGCCCCTGCAGTCAGGTGTTCATTACGGGTTCCACCTATGGAGACCTGCGCCTGTGGGACCTGAACATGAGGCAGCTCCACGCAGAGAAGAATGCACACGACCTGGGAGTCACCTGCTGCACCTTCGCTCCCAGCATCCTCAGTGGTGAGAAGTACTGCTGCACACATGCTGTGGCTCACGGTTTGGTCAGGTGACAAATTATACATCAATCAGTCATTTTTtctcattattatcattaacatagagacagaaacataaaactgcaggattttgaaaATTAGACAAAACAATCAAGAAACTGTAGATATAAGACACTTTAGCATTACATTTATGTAATATACATACAATATATAAGTATACGATACATCAGCAAGACAGAAAACTCAACGGTCAACTGTACATGCAAatacagaaattaaaatgtttttcttttgcatatCTGTCAACATTTAAACTGACATAACTCTCACCCCACTGGTTTATTCGTTGAGCTTtgcataaagcgtgcatgtcaacaagtaactgacatactgtcacattttttaaaagttcaacTTGTACTAAATCTCTGATTGGAAATTGAGCTTGCagtcaggttaaaaaaaagaacacataaCGACATAGTCACAACTTAGGACCTATGTACAAAATACTGGTaaaatactgtatgtttaaaaaaaaatgcagtaatAAATGTAGTCTGCTGTATTTCATATGTATGTGCAAGACTGACCAAGGCCGGATTTGTTTCATATCACACAatgatctgtttgtttgtttgtctttaaggTGGTCAAGTCGTGCAGTTTCGTCTGGCGTCCTGTGGGCAGGACAGTCAGCTGAAGATCTGGGCCATTAACAAGTTCAGCTCTGGAGGTAAAGTGACATTTCTTTACTGTCTTTAAAGACTGGAACATCTCTCTTTATATGACCTTTATTAATGTTAGAAGTAAGGTGTCTGTGCAGTCTGAACACTAATTGATTATATCATTATATCTTTTAGTAAATTTACATTGACATCATCCTTCATAGCACAGCAATATATCCCACCTGCAGCATCGCTCTCTGGCCAGTTGGACATCAGTCAGGGGGGAATATCTGACAAACATGTGTGTCTTAGTACACCTGTTTCTCTCTTGTAGGCTATAGGATGCAGCTCCTGCACACACTAACCGGCCAGTCAGCTCCAGTCCTCTCCTGTGCGTACTCATCAGATGGACAGCTGCTTGTTTCTGGGTAGGATCTTAAAAAAGGATTCAGAAAACATGttgtaatttttattttatactcaaaacatcttaaaacatttttcaagactTATAGTAACTTTTAAGAGGTAGTTCTTACTTCAGGGTATCCAATATCTCCTCTTTGTGCAAGTGTAGTgtacagactgtataaaacatggacatggtATCATTGACGTCtcacactgtttttttaatgcggGGTTTTGAACGATGACGGGctccatattgaaaatgctgtcttAAACTCTCGGTCAACCTAGCAACTGACAAAGCCTCAAgtctcctggcaaacagctgcAACGTGCCCGCCTGTCTGTCAGATCAGCAACACCCCTATTCATGCAGAACTGTGAGGCTTAATTAATTCAAAACAGactaattaaaaatatgaataacaCCCATACAGTTtttaccaataaagacacacactATTTAGAGAAATCTCTTTTAAACGAGGCTGTATGATGTATTCAAAGGGCGAAGACACACAACTGTAAAGGTTACTTTCAGAGACTCATTCAAATATGGTTTTTACCATCTGGTATTCCTTAAAGCCCCTGTAAAGTAAAATCAGCAATATGTCGCCAAGCACGCTAAATATGTTGCAAGAAGATAGCtttaaacatgtgaaaagaCTGAGAACTATGTTTGACTGATTTCCGATTTTTGACCGTTATTGCGGTTTTCTCAAGTTTCAGTTCTCAGAGAACgagcagaaataattgaatctCTGTTTTACCTCAGCCTCTTGGTACTTAATAAATCAGGGTTCCTGACTTGATCTACTGAGGATCAAATACTGATGTAAAACTTCAATCGCTTGCCTGGATTTACAGAGTTGGTAGGCTTCTGAACTCTATTAATGCAGTACTCAAGTGGAACCACTAGGGGGAGACATAGAACGCTCAATTTCTCAGTGAGTGAACATTTATCTGAACCTGCTGCTCCTGATAGTCAGTTATTGAAACGTCTGCATATAGAGTTACAATGCATTCTGTTTTACTTCCTTCAGCTCTGTGGACAAAACTGTCACAGTCTACGATGCTGTAAGTACCTCCCCTGCTTATGtgttattcattattaaaagGCTTTTCCTTCATCTTAATATACTGCCTCATTTGGAACACATGGTTCATATTTCCTTTTTCAGAACAGTGCAGCTCTGCTCTACACACTGAACCAGCATGAGAGGTAATGAATCACTTACGGTAACACGAGCAGTGTGATTCGTGATAAATCTGATGACACATCACAATGAGAAGT
Protein-coding regions in this window:
- the wdsub1 gene encoding WD repeat, SAM and U-box domain-containing protein 1 isoform X1, producing MSSEKMTSFTLRQGQLFDAEVNNIKLNGQARRRKRQVPALQMTSLICTLQDHRDDVNWCAFSGNLLATCSGDKTLRVYNTRDFSELPFSPLSGHGYSVHCCCFTTCGQFLASCSTDATTVVWSMASGEIEAVLEHPGRSPVRICALSPDSAHLVSGASDGTLALWDFPSKQLHRTGGVNDTTLVACSFSPCSQVFITGSTYGDLRLWDLNMRQLHAEKNAHDLGVTCCTFAPSILSGGQVVQFRLASCGQDSQLKIWAINKFSSGGYRMQLLHTLTGQSAPVLSCAYSSDGQLLVSGSVDKTVTVYDANSAALLYTLNQHERYVTACSFSPTAPLIATGSMDKTVNIWRLEDGCRGSDGKPVSGKSARTSSEGRTSAGRSKLLVGDWSEEDVSAWLVEEGLEGLVDKFTANNIDGTELLCLTKETLASELHIESVGLRNKLLRKVEELKTDSVCSGTPDEFLCPITRELMREPVIAADGYSYEREAIESWINTKNRSSPMTNLPLLTTLLTSNHTLKMAIGRWKISH
- the wdsub1 gene encoding WD repeat, SAM and U-box domain-containing protein 1 isoform X3, with translation MSSEKMTSFTLRQGQLFDAEVNNIKLNGQARRRKRQVPALQMTSLICTLQDHRDDVNWCAFSGNLLATCSGDKTLRVYNTRDFSELPFSPLSGHGYSVHCCCFTTCGQFLASCSTDATTVVWSMASGEIEAVLEHPGRSPVRICALSPDSAHLVSGASDGTLALWDFPSKQLHRTGGVNDTTLVACSFSPCSQVFITGSTYGDLRLWDLNMRQLHAEKNAHDLGVTCCTFAPSILSGGQVVQFRLASCGQDSQLKIWAINKFSSGGYRMQLLHTLTGQSAPVLSCAYSSDGQLLVSGYVTACSFSPTAPLIATGSMDKTVNIWRLEDGCRGSGKSARTSSEGRTSAGRSKLLVGDWSEEDVSAWLVEEGLEGLVDKFTANNIDGTELLCLTKETLASELHIESVGLRNKLLRKVEELKTDSVCSGTPDEFLCPITRELMREPVIAADGYSYEREAIESWINTKNRSSPMTNLPLLTTLLTSNHTLKMAIGRWKISH
- the wdsub1 gene encoding WD repeat, SAM and U-box domain-containing protein 1 isoform X2, producing MSSEKMTSFTLRQGQLFDAEVNNIKLNGQARRRKRQVPALQMTSLICTLQDHRDDVNWCAFSGNLLATCSGDKTLRVYNTRDFSELPFSPLSGHGYSVHCCCFTTCGQFLASCSTDATTVVWSMASGEIEAVLEHPGRSPVRICALSPDSAHLVSGASDGTLALWDFPSKQLHRTGGVNDTTLVACSFSPCSQVFITGSTYGDLRLWDLNMRQLHAEKNAHDLGVTCCTFAPSILSGGQVVQFRLASCGQDSQLKIWAINKFSSGGYRMQLLHTLTGQSAPVLSCAYSSDGQLLVSGYVTACSFSPTAPLIATGSMDKTVNIWRLEDGCRGSDGKPVSGKSARTSSEGRTSAGRSKLLVGDWSEEDVSAWLVEEGLEGLVDKFTANNIDGTELLCLTKETLASELHIESVGLRNKLLRKVEELKTDSVCSGTPDEFLCPITRELMREPVIAADGYSYEREAIESWINTKNRSSPMTNLPLLTTLLTSNHTLKMAIGRWKISH